Proteins found in one Tumebacillus sp. BK434 genomic segment:
- a CDS encoding VOC family protein, translating to MAIRKIEHVGIMVRDLEASIKFYTEVIGMELNGRLTHTNGVIELAFLGFEGAEQTELELIQGYNSDLPREGKVHHLALNVDNLEAEIERLEKHGVKWIDEEITTLPNGTRYKFFEGPDGEWLELFEVNQG from the coding sequence ATGGCAATTCGCAAAATTGAACACGTGGGCATCATGGTGCGTGATCTTGAAGCATCGATCAAGTTTTACACCGAAGTGATCGGCATGGAGCTGAACGGGCGGCTGACGCATACCAACGGGGTGATTGAGCTGGCGTTCCTCGGTTTCGAAGGGGCGGAGCAGACGGAACTGGAACTGATCCAAGGCTACAACTCCGACCTGCCGCGCGAAGGCAAAGTCCATCATCTCGCCTTGAATGTGGACAACCTCGAAGCGGAGATCGAGCGCCTTGAGAAGCACGGCGTCAAGTGGATCGACGAAGAGATCACCACCCTGCCCAACGGCACGCGGTATAAGTTCTTCGAGGGTCCGGATGGTGAGTGGCTGGAATTGTTTGAGGTGAACCAAGGGTAG
- a CDS encoding peptidase E encodes MKQLIAMGGGGFSMEPDNLLLDRYVLQQAGKDKPKVCFVPTASGDSPDYTARFYKSMGELNCEPSHLHVYRPPSADLEAYVLDKDIIYVGGGSTRNLIVLWREWGLDRIFKKAWEEGKILTGLSAGMICWFEHGITDSNYGKLSPLPCLGFLPGSASPHYDGEAERRPSYQRMILTGELQDGLAADDGAAFHFIGTKLHRVVSSRPKAKGYRVQKIGGAIQETMLDTQYLGHGF; translated from the coding sequence ATGAAACAGCTGATCGCCATGGGCGGCGGCGGGTTCTCGATGGAACCGGACAACCTGCTGCTCGACCGCTATGTGCTCCAGCAAGCGGGGAAAGACAAGCCGAAAGTCTGCTTCGTCCCGACCGCCAGCGGCGACTCTCCCGACTACACGGCGCGCTTCTACAAGTCGATGGGCGAACTGAACTGCGAGCCGTCACACCTGCATGTCTACAGACCGCCGTCCGCCGACCTCGAAGCGTATGTGCTGGACAAAGACATCATTTATGTTGGCGGCGGCAGCACCCGCAACCTGATCGTGCTGTGGCGCGAATGGGGCCTCGACCGCATCTTCAAGAAAGCGTGGGAAGAAGGCAAGATCCTGACCGGCCTCAGCGCCGGGATGATCTGCTGGTTTGAGCATGGAATCACCGACTCCAACTACGGCAAGCTAAGCCCCCTCCCCTGCCTCGGCTTCCTGCCCGGCAGCGCCTCGCCGCACTATGACGGCGAAGCGGAGCGCCGCCCGTCCTACCAGCGCATGATCCTCACAGGTGAACTGCAGGACGGCCTCGCTGCCGATGACGGCGCCGCGTTTCATTTTATCGGCACGAAGCTGCACCGCGTCGTCTCCTCGCGCCCGAAAGCAAAAGGCTACCGCGTCCAGAAAATCGGCGGCGCGATTCAGGAAACGATGCTCGACACCCAATACCTCGGCCACGGCTTCTAA
- a CDS encoding GNAT family N-acetyltransferase translates to MSTETILKAMPLIETERFWLRELRLSDAEDFFANLSDEETMRYYGMTPLTELETAVEMIKSRELARQENRSLRWAIARKEDDRLIGSIGFHHWEPQTFRAEIGYEINREYWGTGVATEAVRAALHCGFGEMGLNRIEALASPENPASIRVLEKAGFQKEGVLKEYMYFHDRFHDAVMLALLKREYQA, encoded by the coding sequence ATGAGCACAGAGACGATATTAAAAGCCATGCCATTGATCGAGACGGAGCGCTTTTGGCTGCGGGAACTGCGTCTTAGCGACGCAGAAGATTTTTTCGCCAATCTGTCTGATGAAGAGACGATGCGCTATTACGGGATGACGCCGCTGACGGAGCTGGAGACAGCGGTAGAGATGATCAAGAGCCGGGAGCTGGCTCGTCAGGAGAATCGCTCGCTGCGCTGGGCGATCGCCCGCAAAGAGGATGACCGGCTGATCGGCTCGATCGGGTTCCACCACTGGGAACCGCAGACGTTTCGCGCCGAGATCGGCTACGAGATCAACCGAGAGTATTGGGGAACGGGCGTGGCGACGGAAGCGGTGCGGGCGGCGCTGCACTGCGGATTTGGCGAGATGGGTCTCAACCGCATCGAAGCGCTCGCTTCGCCGGAGAATCCCGCTTCGATTCGCGTGTTGGAGAAGGCAGGCTTTCAGAAGGAAGGCGTGCTGAAAGAGTATATGTATTTTCATGATCGCTTTCATGATGCGGTGATGCTCGCGCTGCTCAAGCGTGAGTATCAGGCGTAA